From the Solibacillus sp. FSL R5-0449 genome, one window contains:
- the udk gene encoding uridine kinase — protein MSNRPVVIGIAGGSCSGKTSVTRSIYDVFREHSVVVIEQDYYYKDQSHMTFEQRLETNYDHPLAFDNDLLIEHIHSLLAYKSVEKPVYDYVQHTRSDEVIHVEPKEVIIVEGILVLEDERLRDLMDIKLFVDTDSDLRIIRRIQRDIKERGRTADSVIEQYLTAVRPMHNMFIEPTKRYADVIIPEGGENNVAIDLMVTKIKTILETESNL, from the coding sequence ATGTCAAACCGTCCAGTTGTAATCGGAATTGCCGGTGGATCATGCTCAGGTAAAACGAGTGTGACACGTTCTATATACGATGTGTTCCGTGAACATTCAGTAGTTGTTATCGAACAGGATTATTATTATAAGGATCAAAGCCATATGACGTTTGAACAGCGTCTGGAAACGAACTATGATCATCCGCTTGCATTTGACAATGATCTACTGATCGAGCATATCCATAGTTTACTTGCCTACAAATCAGTGGAAAAACCGGTCTATGATTATGTGCAGCATACACGTTCAGACGAGGTAATTCACGTAGAACCGAAAGAGGTAATCATTGTCGAAGGAATTTTAGTGCTGGAGGACGAGCGTCTGCGTGATTTAATGGATATTAAATTATTCGTGGATACAGACTCTGACTTACGTATTATCCGACGCATTCAACGTGATATTAAAGAGCGTGGCCGTACAGCTGATTCGGTAATCGAACAGTATTTAACAGCAGTGCGTCCAATGCACAATATGTTTATCGAACCGACTAAGCGATACGCTGATGTCATCATCCCTGAAGGCGGGGAAAATAACGTTGCAATTGACTTAATGGTAACGAAAATAAAAACAATTCTTGAAACTGAATCGAACTTGTAA
- a CDS encoding U32 family peptidase, translated as MLQLIQNEKIRQTVNGKTVITKKPELLAPAGSLEKLKVAVHYGADAVFIGGQEFGLRSNAGNFTIEEMKEGVEFANKYGAVVYVTTNIFAHNENMDGLEEYLQAIEGAGVKGIIVADPLIIETCKKCAPSLEIHLSTQQSLSNWKAVKYWKEEGLERVVLAREVGGEEMRKMKEEVDIEIEAFVHGAMCIAYSGRCTLSNHMTARDSNRGGCCQSCRWDYDLYENNDGEEVALFNEGEAPFAMSPKDLKLIESIPHMIELGIDSLKVEGRMKSIHYIATVISVYRKVIDAYCADPENFTFEKEWLEELARCANRATASSFFEGEPSYKQQMFGFHSHKMKWDFAGFVMDYDAETQMVTLEQRNYFKTGDTVEFFGPNMDTFKMTVGQLWDEKGNELDVARHPLQIVKFKVDRSLSHFDMMRKENN; from the coding sequence AAGTAGCTGTCCATTACGGTGCTGATGCAGTATTTATCGGTGGTCAGGAATTTGGTTTACGTTCAAACGCAGGTAACTTCACAATTGAAGAAATGAAGGAAGGCGTTGAATTTGCAAACAAATACGGAGCCGTTGTCTATGTCACAACAAATATTTTCGCGCATAATGAAAATATGGATGGTTTGGAAGAATACTTGCAGGCAATCGAAGGCGCAGGCGTAAAAGGGATTATCGTTGCAGACCCGTTAATCATTGAAACATGTAAAAAGTGTGCACCATCTCTGGAAATCCATCTTTCTACACAACAGTCACTATCCAACTGGAAAGCGGTAAAGTACTGGAAAGAAGAAGGTTTGGAACGTGTTGTATTGGCACGTGAAGTAGGCGGAGAAGAAATGCGCAAAATGAAAGAAGAGGTAGACATTGAAATCGAGGCATTCGTACACGGTGCAATGTGTATCGCTTATTCAGGACGCTGTACACTTTCAAACCATATGACTGCCCGTGACTCAAACCGTGGCGGCTGCTGTCAGTCTTGCCGTTGGGATTATGATTTATATGAAAATAACGACGGTGAAGAAGTAGCATTGTTTAACGAAGGTGAAGCACCGTTTGCAATGAGCCCGAAAGACTTGAAATTAATCGAATCCATTCCTCACATGATTGAGCTGGGGATTGATTCATTGAAAGTCGAAGGCCGCATGAAGTCTATTCACTATATTGCAACAGTTATTTCCGTTTATCGTAAAGTAATTGATGCATACTGTGCAGATCCGGAGAACTTTACATTCGAAAAAGAATGGCTGGAAGAATTGGCACGCTGTGCAAACCGTGCAACTGCTTCGTCATTCTTTGAAGGTGAGCCAAGCTATAAACAACAGATGTTTGGTTTCCATTCACATAAAATGAAGTGGGATTTTGCCGGATTTGTGATGGATTATGATGCCGAAACGCAAATGGTCACATTGGAACAGCGTAACTATTTCAAGACAGGCGATACGGTTGAATTTTTCGGCCCGAATATGGATACATTCAAAATGACGGTTGGCCAGCTTTGGGATGAAAAAGGCAATGAACTTGATGTTGCCCGCCACCCACTACAAATCGTTAAATTTAAAGTTGATCGCTCATTATCACATTTTGATATGATGCGAAAGGAGAATAATTAA